In Rosa chinensis cultivar Old Blush chromosome 1, RchiOBHm-V2, whole genome shotgun sequence, a genomic segment contains:
- the LOC112193827 gene encoding receptor-like protein 6 isoform X3, whose translation MGLSSLCLITVSIYILSTIVLFHLVVASSLQSYNTPTCHDDEISALLQFKQSFVIRKFASVKGAYPKISSWKSNSSCCSWDGVVCDEKTGHVIGLDLGSSCLYGSFSSNNTLFSLVHLQRLNLADNDFNFSQIPTSIRNFPRLRYLNLSFSVFSGRVPSEVSQLSKLSSLDLSRNDGMFSNEELLRSLAQNLTGLQTLDLSSINISSTIPETLTNLSLLTSLTLDDCGLFGKLPGRIFKLQNLKVLSVRYNPALTGIFSNEELLRSPAQNLTSLETLDLSGINISSTVPDTLTYLSLLTSLILDNCGLSGKFPGRIFKLQNLKVLSVSNNPALTGYFPDNYSGSSPDLMSLKLSSTNFFINLPSLIERFPSLKELAVSSCNISEGPVPLSLGNLRDLIYLDLSYNKFNGQIPTATLGNLRDLIYLDLSDNKFNGQVPFSLGNLRNLIHLDLSDNKFNGRVPFSLGNLRDLTYLDLSYNKFNGQIPTTLGNLTQLTYLSLYNNHFHGSVPQSLFNLINLQTLYLDHNNLSGTVDFQKFLNLQKLTDLDLSNNNLELLSESRFLNNATTVLPKFVYLRLGGCNIREFPDFLRSQEALSYLDLSGNKLQGQVPKWMWNTSTQTLNDFNISHNLLSGFEKSPVVLPWLNLEYLDLSFNMFHDLLLLPSTSIIKYYNIANNKLTRRVSPMICNMTSLEYLDLSNNKLIGDLPHCGRNFSVNLEYLKLGNNSFQGNLPQSYFNGSNLRMMDISHNSFQGQLPRSLANCASLESLVLSHNNFGDTFPVWLGALPELKILKMDHNVFYGVILKHDKKNLQFPVLRILDLSYNDFSGQFPFEYIFSGNGTTSITHDLEYYNINSFPGGYYSITIICKGVERYYPRIREDLILIDISSNNFEGKIPEYIGKLQGIWSVNLSNNILTGRIPSSLSNLSRLESLDLSHNKLSALHIWETKDCAEIYCPRNVEILWALNFHLQHQKIMTRALELNWIGNLLWQGQGVACWWEWFLQTL comes from the exons ATGGGGTTATCATCTCTATGCTTAATAACTGTGTCCATCTATATCCTTTCAACAATTGTGTTGTTCCATCTTGTGGTGGCCAGCTCTTTGCAGTCATATAATACTCCTACTTGCCATGATGATGAGATCTCTGCCTTGCTTCAATTTAAGCAAAGCTTTGTCATTAGAAAGTTTGCTTCAGTCAAGGGTGCTTATCCAAAGATCTCTTCATGGAAATCAAACAGCAGTTGTTGCTCATGGGATGGCGTAGTGTGTGATGAGAAGACGGGTCATGTGATTGGGCTTGATCTTGGTAGCAGTTGTCTCTATGGCTCTTTCAGCTCCAACAACACCTTATTCAGTCTTGTTCATCTTCAGCGTCTGAACCTCGCAGATaatgatttcaatttctctcaaATTCCTACTAGCATTAGGAACTTCCCAAGGCTCAGGTATCTCAacctctctttctctgtctTTTCTGGTCGTGTCCCATCTGAAGTTTCACAACTCTCTAAGTTGTCTTCCCTCGATCTATCTCGCAATGATGGTATGTTTTCGAATGAAGAATTGTTGAGAAGCCTAGCTCAAAATTTAACTGGCCTACAAACACTTGATCTTTCTTCCATTAATATATCATCCACAATACCCGAAACCCTGACAAATTTGTCTCTTTTGACATCCCTCACCCTTGATGATTGCGGCCTCTTTGGCAAATTACCAGGAAGAATCTTTAAATTACAGAATTTGAAGGTTCTTAGTGTGAGGTACAACCCTGCTCTCACGGGGATATTTTCCAATGAAGAATTGTTAAGAAGCCCAGCTCAAAATTTAACTAGCCTAGAAACACTAGATCTTTCTGGGATTAACATATCATCCACGGTACCCGACACCCTGACATATTTGTCTCTTTTGACATCCCTCATCCTTGATAACTGCGGCCTGTCTGGCAAATTCCCAGGAAGAATCTTTAAATTACAGAATTTGAAGGTTCTTAGTGTGAGCAACAACCCTGCTCTCACGGGGTATTTTCCTGATAACTATAGTGGAAGTAGTCCTGATCTCATGTCACTCAAACTCTCGTCCACTAATTTTTTCATAAACCTGCCTTCTTTGATAGAAAGGTTTCCTTCACTGAAAGAGTTGGCTGTGAGTTCATGCAATATTTCAGAAGGTCCAGTACCACTGTCACTTGGTAATCTTAGGGATCTCATCTATTTGGACCTTTCATATAATAAGTTTAATGGTCAAATCCCTACAGCTACACTTGGTAATCTTAGGGATCTCATCTATTTGGACCTTTCAGATAATAAGTTTAATGGTCAAGTACCATTTTCACTTGGTAATCTTAGGAATCTCATCCATTTGGACCTTTCAGATAATAAGTTTAATGGTCGAGTACCATTTTCACTTGGTAATCTTAGGGATCTCACCTATTTGGACCTTTCATATAATAAGTTTAATGGTCAAATCCCTACAACGTTGGGAAACCTTACCCAACTTACATATCTATCACTTTATAATAACCATTTTCATGGTTCAGTCCCCCAGTCCTTATTCAATCTCATCAATCTTCAAACCCTTTATCTAGATCATAATAATTTGAGTGGCACAGTAGATTTCCAAAAATTTCTTAACCTACAAAAACTCACCGATCTAGATCTATCCAATAATAATCTGGAATTGCTCTCAGAATCTAGATTTTTGAATAATGCAACTACTGTACTTCCAAAGTTTGTGTATCTAAGATTGGGTGGGTGCAACATAAGAGAGTTCCCAGATTTCCTAAGATCTCAAGAAGCGTTGTCATATTTAGATCTCTCTGGAAACAAATTGCAAGGCCAAGTACCAAAATGGATGTGGAACACAAGCACTCAAACTCTGAATGACTTTAACATTTCTCATAACTTGCTGTCAGGCTTCGAGAAATCTCCAGTTGTCCTTCCATGGCTTAACCTTGAATACTTAGACCTGTCATTCAACATGTTTCATGATTTATTACTGTTACCTTCAACATCCATCATCAAGTACTATAACATTGCAAACAACAAATTAACCAGACGAGTTTCACCAATGATTTGCAATATGACttctcttgaatatcttgatttGTCAAACAACAAGTTGATTGGCGATCTACCTCATTGTGGGAGAAATTTCAGTGTTAATCTGGAATATCTCAAACTTGGAAACAACTCATTTCAAGGAAATCTTCCTCAATCATACTTCAATGGAAGCAATTTAAGGATGATGGATATCAGTCACAACAGTTTCCAGGGGCAACTACCGAGGTCACTAGcgaattgtgcaagtcttgaaaGTTTAGTCCTTTCACACAATAATTTTGGTGATACCTTCCCTGTTTGGTTGGGGGCTCTCCCtgagttgaaaattttgaaaatggaCCACAATGTGTTCTATGGAGTGATTCTGAAACATGATAAGAAGAATCTTCAATTCCCGGTGCTGCGTATTCTTGATTTGTCTTACAATGATTTCTCAGGTCAGTTTCCATTTGAATACATTTTTTCTGGAAATGGGACTACAAGTATCACTCATGATTTGGAGTATTACAACATCAATTCATTTCCTGGTGGGTATTACTCAATCACGATAATCTGTAAAGGTGTGGAGAGATACTACCCAAGAATTCGAGAGGACTTGATACTCATTGACATCTCAAGCAACAATTTTGAAGGGAAGATTCCTGAATACATTGGGAAACTTCAGGGGATTTGGTCAGTCAATCTCTCCAATAACATTCTCACCGGTCGCATCCCATCATCCTTGAGCAACTTATCAAGGCTTGAATCATTGGACCTTTCACATAACAAGCTCTCTG CACTTCATATCTGGGAAACCAAGGATTGTGCGGAGATCTATTGCCCAAGAAATGTGGAAATTCTGTGGGCACTCAACTTCCACCTTCAACATCAGAAGATAATGACTCGGGCTCTGGAATTGAATTGGATTGGAAATTTGTTGTGGCAGGGTCAGGGAGTGGCTTGTTGGTGGGAGTGGTTCTTGCAGACTTTGTGA
- the LOC112193827 gene encoding receptor-like protein 6 isoform X1, producing the protein MGLSSLCLITVSIYILSTIVLFHLVVASSLQSYNTPTCHDDEISALLQFKQSFVIRKFASVKGAYPKISSWKSNSSCCSWDGVVCDEKTGHVIGLDLGSSCLYGSFSSNNTLFSLVHLQRLNLADNDFNFSQIPTSIRNFPRLRYLNLSFSVFSGRVPSEVSQLSKLSSLDLSRNDGMFSNEELLRSLAQNLTGLQTLDLSSINISSTIPETLTNLSLLTSLTLDDCGLFGKLPGRIFKLQNLKVLSVRYNPALTGIFSNEELLRSPAQNLTSLETLDLSGINISSTVPDTLTYLSLLTSLILDNCGLSGKFPGRIFKLQNLKVLSVSNNPALTGYFPDNYSGSSPDLMSLKLSSTNFFINLPSLIERFPSLKELAVSSCNISEGPVPLSLGNLRDLIYLDLSYNKFNGQIPTATLGNLRDLIYLDLSDNKFNGQVPFSLGNLRNLIHLDLSDNKFNGRVPFSLGNLRDLTYLDLSYNKFNGQIPTTLGNLTQLTYLSLYNNHFHGSVPQSLFNLINLQTLYLDHNNLSGTVDFQKFLNLQKLTDLDLSNNNLELLSESRFLNNATTVLPKFVYLRLGGCNIREFPDFLRSQEALSYLDLSGNKLQGQVPKWMWNTSTQTLNDFNISHNLLSGFEKSPVVLPWLNLEYLDLSFNMFHDLLLLPSTSIIKYYNIANNKLTRRVSPMICNMTSLEYLDLSNNKLIGDLPHCGRNFSVNLEYLKLGNNSFQGNLPQSYFNGSNLRMMDISHNSFQGQLPRSLANCASLESLVLSHNNFGDTFPVWLGALPELKILKMDHNVFYGVILKHDKKNLQFPVLRILDLSYNDFSGQFPFEYIFSGNGTTSITHDLEYYNINSFPGGYYSITIICKGVERYYPRIREDLILIDISSNNFEGKIPEYIGKLQGIWSVNLSNNILTGRIPSSLSNLSRLESLDLSHNKLSGEIPQQLAQLDSLSKFNVSHNNLTGPVPRGIHFTTFDSTSYLGNQGLCGDLLPKKCGNSVGTQLPPSTSEDNDSGSGIELDWKFVVAGSGSGLLVGVVLADFVITKWNVWFIEIVAVLIVFSKRIRKPRN; encoded by the coding sequence ATGGGGTTATCATCTCTATGCTTAATAACTGTGTCCATCTATATCCTTTCAACAATTGTGTTGTTCCATCTTGTGGTGGCCAGCTCTTTGCAGTCATATAATACTCCTACTTGCCATGATGATGAGATCTCTGCCTTGCTTCAATTTAAGCAAAGCTTTGTCATTAGAAAGTTTGCTTCAGTCAAGGGTGCTTATCCAAAGATCTCTTCATGGAAATCAAACAGCAGTTGTTGCTCATGGGATGGCGTAGTGTGTGATGAGAAGACGGGTCATGTGATTGGGCTTGATCTTGGTAGCAGTTGTCTCTATGGCTCTTTCAGCTCCAACAACACCTTATTCAGTCTTGTTCATCTTCAGCGTCTGAACCTCGCAGATaatgatttcaatttctctcaaATTCCTACTAGCATTAGGAACTTCCCAAGGCTCAGGTATCTCAacctctctttctctgtctTTTCTGGTCGTGTCCCATCTGAAGTTTCACAACTCTCTAAGTTGTCTTCCCTCGATCTATCTCGCAATGATGGTATGTTTTCGAATGAAGAATTGTTGAGAAGCCTAGCTCAAAATTTAACTGGCCTACAAACACTTGATCTTTCTTCCATTAATATATCATCCACAATACCCGAAACCCTGACAAATTTGTCTCTTTTGACATCCCTCACCCTTGATGATTGCGGCCTCTTTGGCAAATTACCAGGAAGAATCTTTAAATTACAGAATTTGAAGGTTCTTAGTGTGAGGTACAACCCTGCTCTCACGGGGATATTTTCCAATGAAGAATTGTTAAGAAGCCCAGCTCAAAATTTAACTAGCCTAGAAACACTAGATCTTTCTGGGATTAACATATCATCCACGGTACCCGACACCCTGACATATTTGTCTCTTTTGACATCCCTCATCCTTGATAACTGCGGCCTGTCTGGCAAATTCCCAGGAAGAATCTTTAAATTACAGAATTTGAAGGTTCTTAGTGTGAGCAACAACCCTGCTCTCACGGGGTATTTTCCTGATAACTATAGTGGAAGTAGTCCTGATCTCATGTCACTCAAACTCTCGTCCACTAATTTTTTCATAAACCTGCCTTCTTTGATAGAAAGGTTTCCTTCACTGAAAGAGTTGGCTGTGAGTTCATGCAATATTTCAGAAGGTCCAGTACCACTGTCACTTGGTAATCTTAGGGATCTCATCTATTTGGACCTTTCATATAATAAGTTTAATGGTCAAATCCCTACAGCTACACTTGGTAATCTTAGGGATCTCATCTATTTGGACCTTTCAGATAATAAGTTTAATGGTCAAGTACCATTTTCACTTGGTAATCTTAGGAATCTCATCCATTTGGACCTTTCAGATAATAAGTTTAATGGTCGAGTACCATTTTCACTTGGTAATCTTAGGGATCTCACCTATTTGGACCTTTCATATAATAAGTTTAATGGTCAAATCCCTACAACGTTGGGAAACCTTACCCAACTTACATATCTATCACTTTATAATAACCATTTTCATGGTTCAGTCCCCCAGTCCTTATTCAATCTCATCAATCTTCAAACCCTTTATCTAGATCATAATAATTTGAGTGGCACAGTAGATTTCCAAAAATTTCTTAACCTACAAAAACTCACCGATCTAGATCTATCCAATAATAATCTGGAATTGCTCTCAGAATCTAGATTTTTGAATAATGCAACTACTGTACTTCCAAAGTTTGTGTATCTAAGATTGGGTGGGTGCAACATAAGAGAGTTCCCAGATTTCCTAAGATCTCAAGAAGCGTTGTCATATTTAGATCTCTCTGGAAACAAATTGCAAGGCCAAGTACCAAAATGGATGTGGAACACAAGCACTCAAACTCTGAATGACTTTAACATTTCTCATAACTTGCTGTCAGGCTTCGAGAAATCTCCAGTTGTCCTTCCATGGCTTAACCTTGAATACTTAGACCTGTCATTCAACATGTTTCATGATTTATTACTGTTACCTTCAACATCCATCATCAAGTACTATAACATTGCAAACAACAAATTAACCAGACGAGTTTCACCAATGATTTGCAATATGACttctcttgaatatcttgatttGTCAAACAACAAGTTGATTGGCGATCTACCTCATTGTGGGAGAAATTTCAGTGTTAATCTGGAATATCTCAAACTTGGAAACAACTCATTTCAAGGAAATCTTCCTCAATCATACTTCAATGGAAGCAATTTAAGGATGATGGATATCAGTCACAACAGTTTCCAGGGGCAACTACCGAGGTCACTAGcgaattgtgcaagtcttgaaaGTTTAGTCCTTTCACACAATAATTTTGGTGATACCTTCCCTGTTTGGTTGGGGGCTCTCCCtgagttgaaaattttgaaaatggaCCACAATGTGTTCTATGGAGTGATTCTGAAACATGATAAGAAGAATCTTCAATTCCCGGTGCTGCGTATTCTTGATTTGTCTTACAATGATTTCTCAGGTCAGTTTCCATTTGAATACATTTTTTCTGGAAATGGGACTACAAGTATCACTCATGATTTGGAGTATTACAACATCAATTCATTTCCTGGTGGGTATTACTCAATCACGATAATCTGTAAAGGTGTGGAGAGATACTACCCAAGAATTCGAGAGGACTTGATACTCATTGACATCTCAAGCAACAATTTTGAAGGGAAGATTCCTGAATACATTGGGAAACTTCAGGGGATTTGGTCAGTCAATCTCTCCAATAACATTCTCACCGGTCGCATCCCATCATCCTTGAGCAACTTATCAAGGCTTGAATCATTGGACCTTTCACATAACAAGCTCTCTGGTGAGATTCCTCAGCAACTGGCACAACTTGATTCTCTCTCAAAGTTCAATGTCTCTCACAACAATCTCACAGGACCTGTACCACGGGGAATCCACTTCACTACATTTGACAGCACTTCATATCTGGGAAACCAAGGATTGTGCGGAGATCTATTGCCCAAGAAATGTGGAAATTCTGTGGGCACTCAACTTCCACCTTCAACATCAGAAGATAATGACTCGGGCTCTGGAATTGAATTGGATTGGAAATTTGTTGTGGCAGGGTCAGGGAGTGGCTTGTTGGTGGGAGTGGTTCTTGCAGACTTTGTGATTACCAAGTGGAATGTGTGGTTCATTGAGATTGTTGCAGTACTGATCGTGTTTTCAAAAAGGATAAGGAAGCCTAGAAATTGA
- the LOC112193827 gene encoding receptor-like protein 6 isoform X2, with amino-acid sequence MGLSSLCLITVSIYILSTIVLFHLVVASSLQSYNTPTCHDDEISALLQFKQSFVIRKFASVKGAYPKISSWKSNSSCCSWDGVVCDEKTGHVIGLDLGSSCLYGSFSSNNTLFSLVHLQRLNLADNDFNFSQIPTSIRNFPRLRYLNLSFSVFSGRVPSEVSQLSKLSSLDLSRNDGMFSNEELLRSLAQNLTGLQTLDLSSINISSTIPETLTNLSLLTSLTLDDCGLFGKLPGRIFKLQNLKVLSVRYNPALTGIFSNEELLRSPAQNLTSLETLDLSGINISSTVPDTLTYLSLLTSLILDNCGLSGKFPGRIFKLQNLKVLSVSNNPALTGYFPDNYSGSSPDLMSLKLSSTNFFINLPSLIERFPSLKELAVSSCNISEGPVPLSLGNLRDLIYLDLSYNKFNGQIPTATLGNLRDLIYLDLSDNKFNGQVPFSLGNLRNLIHLDLSDNKFNGRVPFSLGNLRDLTYLDLSYNKFNGQIPTTLGNLTQLTYLSLYNNHFHGSVPQSLFNLINLQTLYLDHNNLSGTVDFQKFLNLQKLTDLDLSNNNLELLSESRFLNNATTVLPKFVYLRLGGCNIREFPDFLRSQEALSYLDLSGNKLQGQVPKWMWNTSTQTLNDFNISHNLLSGFEKSPVVLPWLNLEYLDLSFNMFHDLLLLPSTSIIKYYNIANNKLTRRVSPMICNMTSLEYLDLSNNKLIGDLPHCGRNFSVNLEYLKLGNNSFQGNLPQSYFNGSNLRMMDISHNSFQGQLPRSLANCASLESLVLSHNNFGDTFPVWLGALPELKILKMDHNVFYGVILKHDKKNLQFPVLRILDLSYNDFSGVERYYPRIREDLILIDISSNNFEGKIPEYIGKLQGIWSVNLSNNILTGRIPSSLSNLSRLESLDLSHNKLSGEIPQQLAQLDSLSKFNVSHNNLTGPVPRGIHFTTFDSTSYLGNQGLCGDLLPKKCGNSVGTQLPPSTSEDNDSGSGIELDWKFVVAGSGSGLLVGVVLADFVITKWNVWFIEIVAVLIVFSKRIRKPRN; translated from the exons ATGGGGTTATCATCTCTATGCTTAATAACTGTGTCCATCTATATCCTTTCAACAATTGTGTTGTTCCATCTTGTGGTGGCCAGCTCTTTGCAGTCATATAATACTCCTACTTGCCATGATGATGAGATCTCTGCCTTGCTTCAATTTAAGCAAAGCTTTGTCATTAGAAAGTTTGCTTCAGTCAAGGGTGCTTATCCAAAGATCTCTTCATGGAAATCAAACAGCAGTTGTTGCTCATGGGATGGCGTAGTGTGTGATGAGAAGACGGGTCATGTGATTGGGCTTGATCTTGGTAGCAGTTGTCTCTATGGCTCTTTCAGCTCCAACAACACCTTATTCAGTCTTGTTCATCTTCAGCGTCTGAACCTCGCAGATaatgatttcaatttctctcaaATTCCTACTAGCATTAGGAACTTCCCAAGGCTCAGGTATCTCAacctctctttctctgtctTTTCTGGTCGTGTCCCATCTGAAGTTTCACAACTCTCTAAGTTGTCTTCCCTCGATCTATCTCGCAATGATGGTATGTTTTCGAATGAAGAATTGTTGAGAAGCCTAGCTCAAAATTTAACTGGCCTACAAACACTTGATCTTTCTTCCATTAATATATCATCCACAATACCCGAAACCCTGACAAATTTGTCTCTTTTGACATCCCTCACCCTTGATGATTGCGGCCTCTTTGGCAAATTACCAGGAAGAATCTTTAAATTACAGAATTTGAAGGTTCTTAGTGTGAGGTACAACCCTGCTCTCACGGGGATATTTTCCAATGAAGAATTGTTAAGAAGCCCAGCTCAAAATTTAACTAGCCTAGAAACACTAGATCTTTCTGGGATTAACATATCATCCACGGTACCCGACACCCTGACATATTTGTCTCTTTTGACATCCCTCATCCTTGATAACTGCGGCCTGTCTGGCAAATTCCCAGGAAGAATCTTTAAATTACAGAATTTGAAGGTTCTTAGTGTGAGCAACAACCCTGCTCTCACGGGGTATTTTCCTGATAACTATAGTGGAAGTAGTCCTGATCTCATGTCACTCAAACTCTCGTCCACTAATTTTTTCATAAACCTGCCTTCTTTGATAGAAAGGTTTCCTTCACTGAAAGAGTTGGCTGTGAGTTCATGCAATATTTCAGAAGGTCCAGTACCACTGTCACTTGGTAATCTTAGGGATCTCATCTATTTGGACCTTTCATATAATAAGTTTAATGGTCAAATCCCTACAGCTACACTTGGTAATCTTAGGGATCTCATCTATTTGGACCTTTCAGATAATAAGTTTAATGGTCAAGTACCATTTTCACTTGGTAATCTTAGGAATCTCATCCATTTGGACCTTTCAGATAATAAGTTTAATGGTCGAGTACCATTTTCACTTGGTAATCTTAGGGATCTCACCTATTTGGACCTTTCATATAATAAGTTTAATGGTCAAATCCCTACAACGTTGGGAAACCTTACCCAACTTACATATCTATCACTTTATAATAACCATTTTCATGGTTCAGTCCCCCAGTCCTTATTCAATCTCATCAATCTTCAAACCCTTTATCTAGATCATAATAATTTGAGTGGCACAGTAGATTTCCAAAAATTTCTTAACCTACAAAAACTCACCGATCTAGATCTATCCAATAATAATCTGGAATTGCTCTCAGAATCTAGATTTTTGAATAATGCAACTACTGTACTTCCAAAGTTTGTGTATCTAAGATTGGGTGGGTGCAACATAAGAGAGTTCCCAGATTTCCTAAGATCTCAAGAAGCGTTGTCATATTTAGATCTCTCTGGAAACAAATTGCAAGGCCAAGTACCAAAATGGATGTGGAACACAAGCACTCAAACTCTGAATGACTTTAACATTTCTCATAACTTGCTGTCAGGCTTCGAGAAATCTCCAGTTGTCCTTCCATGGCTTAACCTTGAATACTTAGACCTGTCATTCAACATGTTTCATGATTTATTACTGTTACCTTCAACATCCATCATCAAGTACTATAACATTGCAAACAACAAATTAACCAGACGAGTTTCACCAATGATTTGCAATATGACttctcttgaatatcttgatttGTCAAACAACAAGTTGATTGGCGATCTACCTCATTGTGGGAGAAATTTCAGTGTTAATCTGGAATATCTCAAACTTGGAAACAACTCATTTCAAGGAAATCTTCCTCAATCATACTTCAATGGAAGCAATTTAAGGATGATGGATATCAGTCACAACAGTTTCCAGGGGCAACTACCGAGGTCACTAGcgaattgtgcaagtcttgaaaGTTTAGTCCTTTCACACAATAATTTTGGTGATACCTTCCCTGTTTGGTTGGGGGCTCTCCCtgagttgaaaattttgaaaatggaCCACAATGTGTTCTATGGAGTGATTCTGAAACATGATAAGAAGAATCTTCAATTCCCGGTGCTGCGTATTCTTGATTTGTCTTACAATGATTTCTCAG GTGTGGAGAGATACTACCCAAGAATTCGAGAGGACTTGATACTCATTGACATCTCAAGCAACAATTTTGAAGGGAAGATTCCTGAATACATTGGGAAACTTCAGGGGATTTGGTCAGTCAATCTCTCCAATAACATTCTCACCGGTCGCATCCCATCATCCTTGAGCAACTTATCAAGGCTTGAATCATTGGACCTTTCACATAACAAGCTCTCTGGTGAGATTCCTCAGCAACTGGCACAACTTGATTCTCTCTCAAAGTTCAATGTCTCTCACAACAATCTCACAGGACCTGTACCACGGGGAATCCACTTCACTACATTTGACAGCACTTCATATCTGGGAAACCAAGGATTGTGCGGAGATCTATTGCCCAAGAAATGTGGAAATTCTGTGGGCACTCAACTTCCACCTTCAACATCAGAAGATAATGACTCGGGCTCTGGAATTGAATTGGATTGGAAATTTGTTGTGGCAGGGTCAGGGAGTGGCTTGTTGGTGGGAGTGGTTCTTGCAGACTTTGTGATTACCAAGTGGAATGTGTGGTTCATTGAGATTGTTGCAGTACTGATCGTGTTTTCAAAAAGGATAAGGAAGCCTAGAAATTGA